A genomic window from Clostridium aceticum includes:
- a CDS encoding ABC transporter ATP-binding protein: MEEKENKVFKKLKLDGFDELLKYLAPYWRGMTFSIVSGILHHLLGILGPALGAYLVGIAVTGGTRSEIRPYLPVLGLLVLGRVLMYYSDMWFAHEVAFRILVDFRVKLYHAIERIAPAYLLKKRSGELAATLMADVEVLEWFFAHTAGAFLVAVAVPAIILGILFQIHWMLSLVLLPFIFLLFSIPFWFKKEADQQGSETRSRLAAVHGEAIDGIQGLREIISFNFKAGYRNRLRKFSDDLYESQLSYGKRMGVEGAYLNAVSSLGMVCILGVSAVLILQGQMDRQWFPVVIIMAANIFSPILEVASMGRNFSIILAAGQRVGSILEEKAIVEDIGKKEIDKTEEVKVAFHNVSFSYEKDLPEVLKKASFQVSPGETIALVGESGVGKTTSINLLQRFWDVNEGQITINGVDVRDLSMDALRSLITVVPQEIYLFNMSIRDNIRLSNPTATDKEVEEAAKAAYIHDFIMSLPEGYDTNAGERGLKMSGGQRQRLAIARAFLKNSPILILDEALSSLDTENERLVQQSLNNLRKGRTTLIVAHRLSTFKEADGLVVLQEGKIVEVGNHSSLVQKKGYYYQLVTGQLSSIAV, translated from the coding sequence ATGGAAGAAAAAGAGAATAAAGTTTTTAAAAAGCTGAAATTAGATGGCTTTGATGAGCTGTTGAAATACTTGGCACCCTATTGGAGGGGGATGACTTTTTCTATTGTCAGTGGTATTCTTCATCATCTTCTAGGGATTTTGGGACCTGCCTTAGGTGCTTACTTAGTGGGAATAGCTGTGACTGGAGGAACGAGGTCAGAAATTCGTCCCTATTTACCTGTCCTAGGACTTTTAGTTTTGGGCAGGGTACTGATGTACTATTCAGATATGTGGTTTGCTCATGAGGTGGCTTTTCGAATTTTAGTAGATTTTCGTGTAAAGCTTTATCATGCCATCGAAAGAATTGCACCTGCTTATTTATTAAAGAAGCGTTCGGGGGAACTGGCAGCTACCTTGATGGCAGATGTGGAGGTGTTGGAGTGGTTTTTTGCCCATACCGCAGGGGCTTTTTTAGTGGCTGTTGCAGTGCCAGCCATCATTTTAGGGATACTTTTTCAAATCCACTGGATGTTATCTTTAGTCCTTTTGCCTTTTATCTTTCTTCTCTTCAGTATTCCTTTTTGGTTTAAGAAGGAGGCAGATCAGCAGGGGTCTGAAACACGAAGCCGGCTAGCAGCAGTTCATGGTGAGGCTATAGACGGGATACAGGGTTTGCGTGAAATCATTTCCTTTAACTTTAAAGCGGGCTATCGTAATCGTCTTAGAAAGTTTTCTGATGATCTCTACGAAAGTCAGTTATCCTACGGAAAAAGGATGGGGGTAGAGGGAGCTTATCTTAATGCCGTCAGTTCCTTAGGAATGGTTTGTATTTTAGGTGTTTCTGCAGTTTTAATTCTACAAGGGCAAATGGATCGTCAATGGTTTCCTGTGGTGATCATTATGGCAGCCAATATATTTAGTCCTATTTTAGAAGTAGCTTCTATGGGAAGAAACTTTAGCATTATACTGGCTGCAGGCCAAAGAGTAGGCAGTATACTAGAAGAAAAGGCAATTGTGGAGGATATAGGTAAAAAAGAAATTGATAAGACTGAGGAAGTGAAAGTTGCTTTCCATAACGTCTCTTTTTCCTATGAAAAGGATCTTCCTGAAGTTTTGAAAAAGGCTTCCTTCCAAGTCAGTCCCGGGGAAACCATCGCTTTGGTAGGAGAATCAGGGGTTGGAAAAACTACCTCTATTAATCTCCTACAGCGGTTTTGGGATGTTAATGAAGGGCAAATTACCATCAATGGTGTGGATGTACGAGATTTATCCATGGATGCCCTGCGTTCTTTAATCACTGTTGTACCTCAGGAAATTTATTTATTTAATATGTCCATCAGAGACAATATTCGCTTAAGCAATCCTACTGCTACTGACAAAGAGGTAGAGGAGGCTGCTAAAGCAGCGTATATTCATGATTTTATTATGAGCCTCCCAGAAGGCTACGATACCAATGCTGGGGAAAGAGGCTTGAAGATGTCAGGAGGGCAAAGACAGCGCTTGGCTATTGCCAGAGCCTTCTTAAAAAATTCTCCTATTCTTATTTTAGATGAAGCTCTATCCAGCTTAGATACGGAAAATGAACGACTGGTACAGCAATCCCTCAATAATCTAAGAAAAGGCAGAACTACTCTGATTGTAGCTCATCGCCTTTCCACCTTTAAAGAAGCGGATGGCTTAGTAGTACTCCAGGAGGGAAAAATCGTAGAAGTTGGAAATCATTCTTCCTTAGTGCAGAAAAAAGGATATTATTATCAATTGGTTACAGGACAGCTGTCCTCTATTGCTGTGTAG
- a CDS encoding ABC transporter ATP-binding protein/permease, which translates to MNLYFRLFTFLKGARVQLALKISLGLLIMGTYVGQAFATAATMKTLFAGGSFHEISPLIIIIAVLIVIRAVIVKVDEIYGKKIAYFIKNELRERLLMRLMDLGPGYQENYRSGNLQSVLIDGVESLEPFLTGYVPQLLVSLLGSGVVVIYIWTLDPVVGWITAAGLLIAVGSPQLGSNFFKRIILEYWQSYAKLNAQYIDAMQGMTTLKVFQASKHKGQELEEEAKGVYNRSMKSLGVSLLDSAIVKWGTAAGAAFATGVGALRVTTGELPVQSLFVILFLVVECFRPLNDLNRLWHQSFLGFAAARGIFNLLDEPLIVEEKSQSLQQAVERPLPELTFKEVTFAYSGGKRPAVKNISLHIKAGEKVAFVGKSGSGKSTLVQLIMRFFDPQSGSILMNGLDIRENSLEDLRNQIAVVFQDTYLFYGTVSENLRVANPNATLEELEKAAKLAGAHEFIMELPQGYDTVIGERGMRLSGGQKQRLSIARAFLKDAPLLILDEATSNVDALSEEKIQHALEHLMKNKTTILIAHRLSTIQNADRIFVMDDQELKEEGNHRELLFEKGFYAQLIEAQHE; encoded by the coding sequence TTGAACTTGTACTTTAGGTTATTTACATTTCTCAAAGGAGCAAGAGTACAACTGGCACTGAAAATTTCGTTGGGACTACTGATCATGGGTACCTATGTAGGACAAGCCTTTGCAACTGCAGCCACAATGAAGACATTATTTGCAGGAGGAAGTTTTCATGAAATTTCTCCTCTTATTATAATCATTGCAGTTTTGATTGTGATAAGAGCTGTTATTGTTAAGGTCGATGAAATCTATGGAAAAAAGATAGCCTACTTTATTAAGAATGAACTTCGAGAGCGACTCTTGATGCGGTTGATGGATTTAGGACCAGGTTACCAAGAAAACTATAGAAGTGGAAACCTACAATCGGTACTAATCGACGGTGTCGAATCTCTAGAACCTTTCTTGACAGGATATGTTCCCCAGCTGCTGGTATCTTTACTAGGATCTGGAGTTGTTGTTATTTATATTTGGACATTAGATCCTGTGGTGGGATGGATTACTGCAGCAGGACTTTTGATTGCGGTAGGATCACCGCAGCTAGGCAGTAACTTTTTTAAAAGAATTATTTTAGAATACTGGCAGTCCTATGCTAAATTAAATGCCCAATATATTGATGCTATGCAAGGAATGACTACCTTAAAGGTTTTCCAAGCCAGCAAACACAAAGGACAAGAGCTAGAAGAGGAAGCAAAAGGGGTGTATAACCGCTCTATGAAAAGCTTAGGGGTATCCCTATTGGATTCCGCTATTGTAAAGTGGGGTACTGCAGCAGGAGCCGCCTTTGCTACAGGAGTGGGAGCGCTAAGGGTAACCACCGGTGAGTTGCCTGTACAAAGCCTCTTTGTCATTCTTTTTTTAGTGGTAGAGTGTTTCCGTCCTTTAAATGACTTAAATCGATTATGGCATCAAAGTTTTTTAGGTTTTGCAGCTGCTAGAGGTATTTTTAACCTATTGGATGAACCACTGATTGTAGAGGAAAAAAGTCAGTCTTTACAGCAAGCTGTTGAAAGACCTTTACCAGAATTAACCTTTAAAGAAGTGACCTTTGCTTATTCTGGCGGCAAACGTCCAGCAGTAAAAAATATCTCCCTACATATAAAGGCGGGGGAAAAGGTGGCCTTCGTAGGAAAATCAGGTTCCGGAAAATCTACCTTGGTACAATTAATTATGAGATTCTTTGATCCCCAGTCTGGTAGTATTTTGATGAATGGGCTGGATATTCGTGAAAATTCCCTTGAGGATTTACGAAATCAAATTGCTGTTGTTTTTCAGGATACTTATCTTTTTTACGGTACTGTTTCAGAGAACCTAAGAGTGGCTAATCCTAATGCTACATTAGAAGAACTTGAAAAAGCCGCAAAACTTGCTGGTGCACATGAGTTTATTATGGAATTACCTCAGGGTTATGATACAGTCATTGGTGAAAGAGGTATGCGACTTTCAGGAGGACAAAAACAGAGACTTTCTATTGCCAGAGCCTTCTTAAAAGATGCCCCGCTATTGATTTTGGATGAGGCTACCTCCAATGTAGATGCCCTTAGTGAAGAAAAAATTCAGCATGCACTAGAGCATCTGATGAAAAATAAAACCACGATACTGATTGCCCACCGGCTATCAACTATCCAAAATGCAGATAGAATTTTTGTCATGGATGATCAAGAGTTGAAAGAAGAAGGAAATCATAGGGAATTACTTTTCGAAAAAGGGTTTTATGCCCAATTGATTGAGGCCCAGCATGAGTAA
- a CDS encoding class I SAM-dependent methyltransferase, giving the protein MSIQAKIENYWEDRATDYSTSIWREMESFKKDAWMKMIAEYRPEGQSLKVLDIGTGPGFFAMILSVMGHQVTAIDCTENMLQEARHNTERIGVKVDFYKMDSHQLDFPDESFDLILCRNLTWTLREPMEAYKEWHRVLKSKGRLLVFDANWGLRLHDPEMQKQYEEDKKRAAEMGIVDTHDKADMKESDAIAKQLFLSNKKRPQWDTAALVDCGYAKVFVETDISHRVHSEEDRILFRSTPMFMVGAEKK; this is encoded by the coding sequence ATGAGTATTCAAGCTAAAATTGAAAACTATTGGGAAGATCGGGCAACGGATTATAGTACATCCATATGGAGAGAGATGGAAAGCTTTAAAAAGGATGCATGGATGAAGATGATTGCTGAATACCGTCCAGAGGGACAATCTTTAAAAGTACTAGACATAGGCACAGGCCCTGGTTTTTTTGCCATGATATTGTCTGTGATGGGGCATCAGGTAACTGCTATTGATTGCACTGAAAATATGCTTCAGGAGGCTAGACATAATACAGAACGTATAGGAGTAAAAGTGGACTTTTATAAAATGGATTCACATCAATTGGATTTCCCCGACGAGAGTTTTGATCTGATCTTATGCAGAAATTTGACATGGACCTTAAGGGAACCTATGGAGGCCTATAAAGAGTGGCATAGGGTACTAAAGTCTAAAGGCAGACTGCTGGTTTTTGATGCAAATTGGGGGCTAAGGCTTCATGACCCTGAAATGCAAAAGCAGTATGAAGAAGATAAGAAAAGAGCAGCAGAGATGGGGATTGTTGATACTCATGATAAGGCAGATATGAAGGAAAGTGATGCTATTGCAAAACAGTTATTCTTAAGTAATAAGAAAAGACCTCAATGGGATACAGCAGCTTTAGTAGACTGCGGTTATGCTAAGGTTTTTGTGGAAACCGATATTTCCCATAGGGTTCATAGTGAAGAAGATAGGATATTATTTCGTTCTACACCTATGTTTATGGTGGGGGCTGAAAAGAAATAG
- a CDS encoding RNA-guided endonuclease InsQ/TnpB family protein: MQITVKFNIILTKEQVQLIESISKEYIHTVNSLVSSTLQSEERVKLSSKDVFANMPSAVKNQSIRDAKSICTKYKKAIKANSKLPTDKQKVINVATLKKPVCIWNNQNYSLKDGILSFPVIIDGKSQRIQTRTIMTDYQLKQLEGHLGALRITKKSNKYIAQISVEKVSHIVKGDVVMGVDLGLKVPAVAVTDSGKTFFFGNGRQNKYVKRKYKAKRKKLGKAKKLKVIKKLDDKEQRWMTDQDHKVSREIINFAVNNNVSDIRLEKLTNIRNTARTSRKNEKNLHTWSFYRLAQFIEYKALLKGIKVEYVDPKYTSQICPECKKLNKARDRKYKCSCGFKTHRDRVGAINIINAPVVDGKSLLA; this comes from the coding sequence ATGCAGATAACAGTAAAATTTAATATTATTTTGACAAAAGAACAAGTACAACTAATAGAATCTATATCAAAAGAATATATCCATACTGTTAATAGCCTTGTTTCATCTACGCTCCAATCAGAAGAAAGAGTAAAGCTATCATCTAAAGATGTTTTTGCAAATATGCCAAGTGCAGTGAAAAATCAATCTATTAGAGATGCCAAAAGTATCTGTACTAAGTACAAGAAAGCTATCAAGGCTAATTCCAAACTGCCTACTGATAAACAAAAAGTAATCAATGTAGCTACCCTTAAAAAACCTGTCTGTATATGGAATAATCAAAATTATTCACTTAAAGACGGTATTCTTAGTTTTCCCGTTATTATAGATGGGAAATCGCAGCGTATTCAAACTAGAACTATCATGACAGACTATCAGCTAAAACAACTAGAAGGTCATTTGGGAGCATTGCGTATAACTAAGAAAAGCAATAAATATATCGCTCAAATAAGTGTTGAAAAAGTATCTCATATAGTTAAAGGTGATGTTGTAATGGGTGTTGACTTAGGCCTAAAAGTTCCTGCTGTAGCTGTAACCGATTCAGGAAAAACGTTTTTTTTTGGAAACGGTAGGCAAAATAAATACGTCAAACGTAAATATAAAGCGAAACGTAAAAAACTTGGAAAAGCCAAGAAGCTTAAAGTCATTAAAAAGCTTGATGATAAAGAACAACGTTGGATGACAGACCAAGACCACAAAGTAAGTAGAGAAATAATTAATTTTGCAGTAAATAATAATGTTTCTGATATTCGGCTTGAAAAATTAACGAATATCAGAAACACGGCAAGAACAAGCCGTAAAAACGAAAAAAATCTACATACATGGTCATTCTATCGTCTAGCTCAATTCATAGAGTATAAGGCACTATTGAAGGGGATAAAGGTTGAATATGTTGATCCTAAATACACTTCTCAAATATGCCCTGAATGTAAGAAACTAAATAAAGCAAGAGATAGAAAATATAAATGCTCCTGTGGTTTTAAAACACATAGGGATAGAGTAGGTGCTATAAATATAATTAATGCACCTGTAGTAGATGGTAAAAGTCTACTAGCCTAG
- the tnpA gene encoding IS200/IS605 family transposase codes for MGQDYRRTQTTVSLINYHFVFCPRYRRKVLVGEVEIKFKQLLNEICKDIEIEILAIECDKDHCHLFVNALPHLSPADIMAKVKGVTSRLLRQEFKHLRHLPSLWTRSYFVSTAGNVSSETIKRYVEEQKTRG; via the coding sequence ATGGGACAAGATTATAGAAGAACACAAACAACAGTATCTTTAATAAACTATCATTTTGTTTTCTGTCCAAGGTACAGACGTAAAGTTCTAGTTGGAGAAGTTGAAATAAAATTTAAACAGCTTCTCAATGAGATTTGTAAAGACATTGAAATAGAAATTTTGGCAATAGAATGTGATAAAGACCACTGCCATCTTTTTGTCAATGCACTTCCTCATTTAAGTCCAGCAGACATAATGGCAAAAGTGAAAGGAGTGACTTCTCGATTATTAAGGCAGGAATTTAAACATCTGCGACATTTGCCAAGTCTTTGGACAAGAAGCTATTTTGTATCTACCGCAGGAAATGTATCAAGTGAAACTATAAAACGATATGTTGAAGAACAAAAAACAAGGGGGTGA
- the nikC gene encoding nickel transporter permease yields the protein MRLKGLIKDPMAFIGLILILLILGVALLAPWIAPKDPIQMDANYRLEKPSLSYPLGTDHLGRCILSRIMHGARASLSISFLVLVITMSIGVLVGSIAGYVGGRIDDIIVSIIDMLLAFPGLLLALVIAGMLGPSIRNVMIAMASVQWVRYARILRGMIASVKEKDYVLAARTGGCKHLPLIFRHILPNVLSPVIVLATLDMGSTILAISGLSFLGLGAQPPNPEWGAMLNDGRPYMYIAPWIMIFPGLAILITVNSPESPRFQSWDERRFF from the coding sequence ATGAGGTTAAAGGGACTGATCAAAGACCCCATGGCGTTTATTGGATTGATTTTGATTTTACTGATTTTAGGTGTTGCACTACTGGCTCCCTGGATTGCACCTAAGGATCCAATACAGATGGATGCAAATTATAGATTGGAAAAACCCTCTCTGAGTTATCCTTTAGGAACAGATCATTTAGGAAGATGTATTTTATCCCGTATTATGCATGGGGCAAGGGCTTCTCTTAGCATATCTTTTTTGGTTTTAGTGATCACCATGTCTATTGGCGTGCTGGTTGGCAGTATTGCAGGCTATGTAGGTGGAAGAATCGATGATATTATCGTCAGCATCATAGATATGCTACTGGCTTTTCCAGGATTGCTACTGGCTTTGGTTATTGCAGGTATGCTGGGTCCCAGCATTAGAAATGTAATGATTGCTATGGCTTCTGTTCAATGGGTACGTTATGCACGAATCCTTCGAGGAATGATTGCCTCTGTCAAAGAAAAAGATTATGTATTGGCGGCTCGAACAGGGGGGTGCAAGCATCTTCCCTTGATTTTCCGCCATATCTTACCGAATGTCTTATCACCAGTCATTGTACTGGCTACCTTAGATATGGGTTCGACCATTTTAGCCATCTCGGGATTATCCTTTTTAGGATTAGGGGCTCAGCCCCCTAATCCTGAATGGGGTGCCATGCTGAACGATGGTCGACCTTATATGTATATAGCTCCTTGGATCATGATTTTTCCTGGGTTAGCTATTCTTATTACAGTAAATTCGCCTGAAAGCCCACGGTTTCAATCGTGGGATGAAAGGCGTTTCTTTTAA
- the nikB gene encoding nickel ABC transporter permease has product MLRYICKRMVFLLLVMLGVSFLAFSMSHLTPGDPAEVILRMDSIDPTPEAVALMRERMGLNDPVLVQYGKWLLKAVQGDLGVSFRTRRSVLEELLQRLPATVELTLAGTVVLLLVSIPLGLLSAFYKNTKIDHFSRFFALIGASLPSFWLGLIFIYFFAVKYSLFPVMGRGSMLHLVLPGLTLGLGMSATYARLLRASMLEVLGQDFIQVARARGLKEKTILIGHALKNALLPLVTIFGMSLGHLLGGTVIVETIFAWPGIGKYLVDSIFTRDYPVVQGYVLLMALIFVTVNLMVDISYTFIDPRMRLSGKGESK; this is encoded by the coding sequence GTGCTTAGATATATTTGCAAGAGAATGGTCTTTTTACTTTTGGTGATGCTAGGGGTGTCCTTCTTGGCGTTTAGTATGAGTCATCTTACACCAGGAGATCCAGCAGAAGTGATTTTACGAATGGATAGTATTGATCCTACCCCAGAGGCTGTGGCGCTTATGCGTGAAAGGATGGGACTAAATGATCCAGTACTTGTTCAATATGGCAAATGGTTATTAAAAGCGGTGCAAGGAGATCTCGGAGTTTCTTTCCGTACCAGACGTTCGGTACTGGAGGAACTGCTGCAGCGTTTACCTGCCACGGTGGAACTCACCTTGGCGGGCACTGTAGTACTACTCTTGGTTTCTATTCCCTTAGGCTTGCTTTCAGCCTTTTATAAGAATACTAAGATTGATCATTTCAGCCGTTTTTTTGCCTTAATAGGGGCTTCCCTTCCTTCTTTTTGGTTGGGACTTATCTTTATTTACTTTTTTGCTGTAAAATATTCCTTGTTTCCTGTGATGGGTCGAGGAAGTATGCTTCATTTGGTTTTGCCTGGGCTGACCCTAGGGCTGGGAATGTCCGCTACCTATGCTCGCTTACTGCGAGCCAGTATGCTGGAGGTTTTAGGACAGGATTTTATTCAGGTAGCCCGTGCACGAGGACTAAAAGAAAAAACAATTCTTATAGGTCATGCACTGAAGAATGCTCTATTGCCTTTAGTGACTATTTTTGGCATGAGTCTAGGACATTTGCTGGGGGGTACGGTAATTGTGGAAACCATATTTGCCTGGCCGGGTATAGGGAAATATTTGGTGGACTCTATATTCACCCGGGACTATCCCGTTGTTCAGGGATATGTACTACTGATGGCGCTTATTTTTGTTACAGTAAATTTGATGGTAGATATATCTTATACCTTTATAGATCCTAGGATGCGGCTGTCAGGGAAGGGGGAAAGCAAATGA
- the nikA gene encoding nickel ABC transporter substrate-binding protein yields MKIKKSKSLILLCLIILISSFAYTGCTKKEPITSGEVMEVPQILTIARVGDVGSMNPHLYDSDMGAQTLVYEPLVNLDQQGNIIPWLAVSWEIENDGRSLVFQLREDVKFSDGEAFNAEVVKQNFDAVLSNATRHNWLPLIDNLETVEVVAPYTVALHMKEAYPFSLLELTMVRPIRFLSPGGFGADGIAFDKPLGTGAYILAEYVQDERAVFVRNENYWGEKPNLEKIVIRPVPDSNVRLNALMAGEVDLIIGSGVTAVSYMDFKSLENNPNVEGKIAMGDVAQFLALNPSTELLKDKSVRQAIALAIDPEEINLVAYEGMESLSETMFSTKIPEVLGKAKRSKRNLEKAKELLVEAGWTDLNGDGYVEKNGENLEILYNIRSDVTTQRTVAEVVQAQLAEIGIKVNISPVESTVYFDRRSTGDFGIMPDVSWGIQYDPQSIYKSLRDARPYFAPAFQGEAAALFQQALKTLDDNQRREKFDRIADIFMNEEFVIIPMTITPNIAVYNKSVEGFEFSANVWELGKGLTNVRIVE; encoded by the coding sequence ATGAAAATCAAAAAATCAAAATCCCTTATACTTCTTTGCTTAATAATCTTAATAAGCTCCTTTGCCTATACCGGCTGTACAAAAAAAGAACCCATTACTTCAGGAGAAGTAATGGAAGTACCTCAAATATTGACGATTGCCAGAGTAGGTGATGTTGGCAGTATGAATCCTCACCTCTATGACAGCGATATGGGGGCACAAACTTTAGTCTATGAACCTTTAGTAAACTTAGATCAGCAGGGAAATATCATCCCTTGGTTGGCAGTTTCTTGGGAAATAGAAAATGACGGACGAAGCTTAGTATTTCAGCTTCGAGAAGATGTGAAGTTTTCAGATGGGGAAGCCTTTAATGCGGAAGTGGTGAAACAAAACTTTGATGCTGTTTTGTCCAATGCTACTCGACATAACTGGCTGCCTTTGATTGATAATTTAGAAACAGTAGAAGTTGTAGCACCCTATACAGTGGCATTGCACATGAAGGAAGCATATCCTTTTAGCCTTCTTGAACTAACAATGGTTCGTCCCATACGTTTTCTTAGTCCAGGAGGCTTTGGTGCTGACGGCATAGCCTTTGACAAGCCATTGGGAACAGGTGCTTATATATTGGCAGAATATGTACAGGATGAAAGAGCCGTTTTCGTAAGGAATGAAAATTATTGGGGCGAAAAGCCTAATCTTGAAAAAATCGTTATACGCCCTGTACCTGACTCTAATGTCCGTTTAAATGCATTAATGGCGGGAGAAGTAGATTTGATTATAGGCAGTGGTGTAACTGCGGTATCTTATATGGATTTTAAAAGTCTTGAAAATAATCCTAATGTAGAAGGCAAGATAGCAATGGGAGATGTAGCACAGTTTCTTGCACTAAACCCTAGTACAGAACTGCTAAAGGACAAGAGTGTACGTCAGGCCATAGCTTTAGCAATAGATCCTGAAGAAATCAACCTTGTAGCTTATGAAGGTATGGAAAGTCTGTCAGAAACCATGTTTTCCACCAAGATACCAGAAGTTTTAGGAAAAGCTAAAAGAAGTAAACGGAATTTAGAAAAAGCCAAAGAACTTCTTGTAGAAGCTGGTTGGACAGACCTTAATGGAGATGGATATGTAGAAAAAAATGGAGAAAACTTAGAGATACTATATAATATACGTTCTGATGTAACCACACAAAGAACTGTAGCAGAAGTTGTACAAGCACAGCTTGCAGAAATAGGCATTAAAGTTAACATCAGCCCTGTAGAATCTACTGTATATTTTGACCGTAGAAGTACTGGTGACTTCGGTATAATGCCGGATGTTTCATGGGGAATCCAGTATGATCCTCAGAGTATTTATAAGTCATTACGAGATGCAAGACCTTATTTTGCTCCAGCCTTTCAAGGTGAAGCAGCTGCTTTGTTTCAGCAGGCACTTAAGACATTAGATGACAATCAACGAAGGGAAAAGTTTGATCGTATAGCAGATATTTTCATGAATGAGGAGTTCGTGATCATACCTATGACCATTACACCTAATATAGCAGTGTATAATAAATCTGTTGAAGGCTTCGAGTTTTCTGCCAATGTTTGGGAACTAGGGAAGGGACTGACCAATGTAAGAATCGTTGAATAA
- a CDS encoding class I SAM-dependent methyltransferase, whose protein sequence is MQIQKRIEGYWQNENERYNEVIQSELNGVKKEVWVQLIEENRPTGEKLEVLDIGTGPGFFPLLLSEMGHHVTGIDCTESMLETAKENVRMAGFDASFHLMDAHKLTFEDNSFDMILIRNVTWLMYDPVTAYKEWYRVLKPGGRLLIFDGNWYLWMYNDEWKEAFERDQEEAVKLGFKKFSKESKEEGNKIADELYFSKIRRPQWDIPQLLNIGFGKIMVDADVSEKIHNEVSKARYRTIPPFMIRAEKTDKKYLYGQL, encoded by the coding sequence GTGCAAATTCAAAAACGTATTGAAGGGTACTGGCAAAATGAAAACGAGAGGTACAATGAAGTAATTCAAAGTGAATTAAATGGTGTCAAAAAAGAGGTGTGGGTGCAACTGATTGAAGAAAACCGCCCTACAGGAGAAAAATTAGAGGTATTAGATATTGGTACAGGTCCTGGATTTTTTCCGCTGCTGCTTTCTGAGATGGGACATCATGTTACCGGTATCGACTGTACAGAAAGTATGTTGGAGACTGCAAAAGAGAATGTAAGAATGGCTGGTTTTGATGCATCCTTTCATTTGATGGATGCCCATAAGCTTACATTTGAGGATAATTCCTTTGATATGATTCTTATAAGAAATGTAACCTGGCTAATGTATGATCCAGTTACAGCCTACAAGGAATGGTATCGGGTTTTAAAACCAGGAGGAAGGCTTTTGATTTTTGATGGCAACTGGTATTTGTGGATGTACAATGACGAATGGAAGGAAGCCTTTGAAAGAGATCAAGAGGAAGCAGTAAAGCTAGGATTCAAGAAGTTCTCAAAGGAATCCAAAGAAGAAGGAAATAAAATCGCTGACGAACTTTATTTCAGCAAAATTCGTCGTCCCCAGTGGGATATACCTCAGCTATTGAACATTGGTTTTGGTAAGATTATGGTGGATGCAGATGTCAGTGAAAAAATTCATAACGAAGTCAGCAAGGCCCGTTATCGTACCATTCCGCCTTTTATGATCCGTGCTGAAAAAACAGATAAGAAATATTTATACGGACAGTTATAA
- a CDS encoding class I SAM-dependent methyltransferase — protein MTNNSLYNVWWKDQAETEQAMEETHYRFWQKVLSYIKEEDLSNLSVFDFGCNQGGFLRFLYDKKPFKNALGIDLARQSVEVANSRKGNLPIQYEATDTPEKYENQFDLAFSISVIYLIGDLKEHASKIKKILKSKGVYYATYTDYNGNPSLPYMKKKIDENASVPMLLHDLEDISNAFLEEGFNVGIRKMIPDDYIEINSNDRLFRSLNDRIQYEYDQAYIFRFSLKD, from the coding sequence ATGACGAATAATTCTTTATACAATGTTTGGTGGAAGGACCAAGCAGAAACAGAACAAGCTATGGAGGAGACCCATTATAGATTTTGGCAGAAAGTATTGAGTTATATAAAGGAGGAGGATTTATCCAATCTTTCTGTTTTCGATTTTGGTTGTAATCAAGGTGGTTTTTTAAGATTTTTATATGATAAAAAACCCTTTAAAAATGCTTTGGGAATAGATCTAGCTCGTCAATCAGTTGAAGTAGCCAATAGCAGAAAAGGAAATCTGCCAATTCAATATGAAGCTACAGATACTCCCGAAAAATATGAAAATCAGTTTGATTTGGCTTTTAGTATATCGGTGATTTATTTAATCGGTGACTTAAAAGAACATGCATCTAAGATAAAAAAGATCCTTAAATCTAAAGGAGTCTATTATGCTACCTATACAGACTACAATGGCAACCCTAGTTTACCCTATATGAAGAAAAAGATAGATGAGAATGCTTCTGTACCAATGCTTTTGCATGATCTTGAAGATATCTCTAATGCATTTCTTGAGGAAGGATTTAATGTTGGTATTCGAAAAATGATACCAGATGATTATATAGAAATAAACAGTAATGATCGACTCTTTAGAAGTCTAAATGATCGAATACAATATGAATATGATCAGGCATATATTTTCCGTTTTTCTTTAAAAGACTGA